A region from the Variovorax sp. RKNM96 genome encodes:
- a CDS encoding LysR substrate-binding domain-containing protein yields the protein MNQHVRAPSTMSLMCLEASARLRSFTAAAQELRLTQGAVSRQVQTLEDRLGVKLFTRRREALALTDAGRYYLGEVAPLLQRLERATANVMALKGRGGELSLSCGASVGSYWLIPRLPGFTRDHGEITLNLGTRVGPVDFAATPVDASLEFGDGKRPGLHSEFVLPLDLSPYAAPAWIAAHGKTVDANTPRSALIHHQTLPGAWDEWFAREGIVAEAGREGPRYDIMSMALNASLAGMGVALLPPYMSDESVASGRLRRLSRRKWRYAKGYYLVYPEESAQMQSLQVFRQWLMAQANDA from the coding sequence ATGAACCAGCACGTTCGCGCCCCTTCGACGATGTCCTTGATGTGCCTGGAGGCGAGCGCCCGGCTGCGCTCCTTCACCGCGGCCGCGCAGGAGCTGCGCCTCACGCAGGGCGCGGTGAGCCGGCAGGTGCAGACGCTGGAAGACCGGCTCGGCGTGAAGCTCTTCACGCGACGGCGCGAAGCCCTGGCGCTGACGGACGCGGGTCGCTACTACCTCGGCGAAGTCGCACCGCTGCTGCAGCGGCTGGAGCGCGCCACGGCCAATGTGATGGCGCTCAAGGGGCGCGGTGGAGAACTGTCGCTGTCGTGCGGCGCCTCGGTCGGCAGCTACTGGCTGATTCCGCGCCTGCCGGGGTTCACGCGCGACCACGGCGAGATCACGCTGAACCTGGGCACCCGCGTGGGGCCGGTGGATTTCGCGGCCACGCCGGTCGATGCGTCACTGGAATTCGGCGACGGCAAGCGCCCGGGCCTGCACAGCGAGTTCGTGCTGCCGCTGGACTTGTCGCCTTACGCGGCGCCCGCGTGGATCGCCGCGCACGGCAAGACGGTCGATGCGAACACGCCGCGCTCGGCGCTGATCCATCACCAGACGCTGCCCGGCGCCTGGGACGAGTGGTTCGCGCGCGAAGGCATCGTGGCCGAAGCCGGCCGCGAGGGGCCGCGCTACGACATCATGTCGATGGCCTTGAACGCCTCGCTGGCAGGCATGGGCGTGGCGCTGCTGCCGCCGTACATGAGCGACGAGTCGGTGGCCTCGGGGCGGCTGCGTCGGCTGTCGCGCCGCAAGTGGCGCTATGCCAAGGGCTATTACCTCGTGTACCCGGAAGAGTCGGCGCAGATGCAGTCGCTGCAGGTGTTCAGGCAATGGCTGATGGCGCAGGCGAACGACGCCTGA
- a CDS encoding energy transducer TonB, with protein MTAVGALPERRLRLVFAIGLGISVLLHAVLVLPWLMNDWAAARPLQHEQLRVDLLGMVSNRQSEQQLAGRPTEPSAAEPPREQRAAPETPSPKPAAVRKETRERPVVARQTAPSPVQVAPIAEAPAPIQPDPPAQVAVATPPANGAEEERMQQTVRARNTDADALRKYLASLKRAIQSKLVYPTEAREAGYVGAPTIRFTLTESGSILSGSLAVQKSSGYPVLDESAMRAALAGAPFEKPPRQMDVTLAVAFVQDRERP; from the coding sequence GTGACTGCCGTCGGCGCCTTGCCCGAGCGGCGATTGCGCCTTGTGTTCGCGATCGGGCTCGGCATTTCGGTGCTGCTGCATGCCGTGCTGGTGCTGCCGTGGCTCATGAACGACTGGGCTGCCGCGCGGCCGCTCCAGCATGAGCAGCTGCGGGTCGATCTGTTGGGGATGGTGAGCAACCGCCAGAGCGAACAGCAGCTGGCAGGGCGCCCCACGGAACCCAGCGCGGCCGAGCCGCCTCGGGAGCAGCGCGCAGCACCTGAAACACCATCGCCAAAGCCCGCGGCGGTCAGGAAAGAGACGCGCGAGCGGCCCGTGGTGGCTCGCCAGACCGCGCCAAGCCCGGTGCAGGTGGCGCCAATAGCCGAAGCGCCCGCGCCGATCCAGCCCGATCCCCCGGCACAGGTGGCCGTCGCGACACCCCCGGCCAACGGCGCCGAGGAAGAGCGCATGCAGCAAACCGTCCGCGCGCGCAACACCGACGCCGATGCCTTGCGCAAGTACCTCGCGAGCCTGAAGCGCGCGATCCAGAGCAAGTTGGTCTATCCGACCGAAGCGCGCGAAGCAGGCTACGTCGGCGCGCCGACGATCCGCTTCACTCTCACCGAAAGCGGCAGCATCCTGTCGGGCTCGCTCGCGGTGCAGAAAAGCAGCGGATACCCCGTGCTCGACGAGAGCGCGATGCGCGCCGCGCTCGCCGGCGCACCTTTCGAGAAACCACCGCGGCAGATGGATGTCACGCTTGCCGTTGCATTTGTTCAAGACCGGGAGCGACCATGA
- a CDS encoding biopolymer transporter ExbD encodes MNMLPFVDIMLVLLTIVLTTSSFIASGRIPVNLPQASASPSDTSQTQTIVIDAAGAIHFGGETVNADVLKTRLATMDRQTAFLLRADRTVQLQRFIDVADVLKQLGFARVAVQTEVGTK; translated from the coding sequence ATGAACATGCTCCCGTTCGTCGACATCATGCTGGTGCTGCTCACCATCGTGCTGACGACCTCGAGCTTCATCGCGAGCGGACGCATTCCGGTGAACCTGCCGCAGGCGAGCGCAAGCCCGTCCGACACCTCGCAGACGCAGACCATCGTCATCGATGCGGCAGGCGCCATCCATTTCGGCGGGGAAACCGTGAACGCCGACGTGCTGAAGACAAGGCTCGCCACGATGGACAGGCAGACCGCCTTCCTGCTGCGCGCCGACCGAACGGTGCAGCTGCAGCGCTTCATCGACGTGGCCGATGTGCTCAAGCAACTGGGCTTCGCCAGGGTGGCCGTGCAGACCGAGGTGGGCACGAAGTGA
- the exbB gene encoding TonB-system energizer ExbB produces the protein MNTNWLTGAIDYSVIGLLVVLSVVVVAIGIERAWLYGRIDTHAIRDIKSLELTLTRKLFVIASVASNAPYLGLLGTVFGIMLTFYNMGQDASIDTGKIMVGLALALKATAVGLAVALVSVVLYNTLLRKVQVLILEWEIAHDRKAD, from the coding sequence ATGAACACGAACTGGCTCACCGGCGCCATCGACTACAGCGTCATCGGCCTCCTGGTGGTGCTGAGCGTGGTCGTCGTGGCCATCGGCATCGAACGCGCCTGGCTCTACGGTCGCATCGACACGCACGCCATCCGCGACATCAAGTCGCTCGAGCTGACGCTCACGCGCAAGCTCTTCGTCATCGCCTCGGTCGCGAGCAACGCGCCGTACCTGGGCCTCCTGGGCACCGTGTTCGGCATCATGCTGACCTTCTACAACATGGGGCAGGACGCCTCCATCGACACCGGCAAGATCATGGTCGGCCTCGCGCTCGCGCTCAAGGCCACCGCCGTCGGGCTGGCAGTCGCGCTCGTGTCCGTGGTGCTCTACAACACGCTGCTGCGCAAGGTGCAGGTGTTGATCCTCGAATGGGAGATCGCGCATGACCGAAAAGCCGATTGA
- a CDS encoding ShlB/FhaC/HecB family hemolysin secretion/activation protein, translated as MLCTFAAASHAQVQPVPNYGIGDALREAQPPRPPAPSQPPAPVIVEQPERPMNLPAGETLTVREFRVEGAEEIPPAELQAVLDPYRGRALSMAEIEQAAGRITALYRTRGYLVARAYVPRQDASGGTLTIRVLIGIYGKLALKNRSLVRDGTVSDVFATLQAGQAVSRAGLERAMLLVGDMPGAALPRLTISPGEVQGTSDFDVEVGESKRLAGYVLGDNTGSRYTGRNRLSAGLDINSPFGIADKLSLALMGTEGGGLDNGRLAYSFPLTASGLRLELAAARTTYHLGGDYSDLEAKGRARTVEATLSYPVLRSREQNLSLSLNLASRRLRDEVGAADSVDDKTAKVATFGVLHERWGDLMGRPGYTSVSAGLSYGQLDIASPAQQAINRAGANTAGDFAHLNLRLAANMEVAKGWTASAALSMQKALRNKNLDGSEQMSISGPNGVRAYREWVSGDNGYLLNAELRYALPAPEGLTHSVGVFTDLGRAWLQNAAYTATRNGVRLSDVGVGYQARYGALFGRVQVARAIGSRPEEIARDGRTRVLVQAGVIF; from the coding sequence GTGCTCTGCACATTCGCAGCCGCGAGCCATGCCCAGGTTCAGCCGGTGCCCAACTACGGCATCGGCGATGCGCTCAGGGAAGCGCAGCCTCCGCGTCCGCCGGCCCCGAGCCAGCCGCCTGCGCCGGTGATCGTCGAGCAGCCCGAGCGGCCGATGAACCTGCCCGCCGGTGAAACGCTGACGGTCCGCGAATTCAGGGTCGAAGGTGCCGAAGAGATTCCGCCCGCCGAGCTGCAGGCCGTGCTCGATCCGTACCGCGGCCGCGCGTTGTCGATGGCCGAGATCGAGCAGGCCGCCGGCCGGATCACCGCGCTGTACCGCACCCGCGGCTACCTCGTGGCGCGCGCCTATGTGCCGCGGCAGGATGCGAGCGGCGGCACGCTGACGATCCGGGTGCTGATCGGCATCTACGGAAAGCTCGCGCTCAAGAACCGCTCGCTGGTGCGCGACGGCACGGTGAGCGATGTGTTCGCCACGCTGCAGGCGGGCCAGGCGGTCTCGCGTGCCGGCCTGGAGCGCGCGATGCTGCTGGTCGGCGACATGCCCGGCGCCGCCTTGCCGCGCCTGACCATCTCGCCGGGCGAGGTACAGGGCACATCGGACTTCGATGTCGAGGTGGGCGAAAGCAAGCGCCTGGCCGGCTATGTGCTGGGCGACAACACGGGCTCGCGCTACACCGGCAGGAATCGCTTGAGCGCAGGGCTGGACATCAACTCGCCCTTTGGCATCGCCGACAAGCTGAGCCTCGCCCTGATGGGCACGGAAGGCGGAGGCCTCGACAACGGCAGGCTGGCCTACAGCTTTCCATTGACCGCCAGCGGCCTGCGCCTGGAGCTTGCCGCCGCGCGCACCACCTACCACCTGGGCGGCGACTACAGCGACCTCGAGGCCAAGGGCAGGGCGCGCACCGTGGAGGCCACCCTGAGCTACCCCGTGCTCCGCAGCCGGGAGCAGAACCTGTCGCTGAGTCTGAACCTCGCATCCAGGCGGCTGCGCGACGAGGTCGGCGCGGCTGACAGCGTCGACGACAAGACCGCCAAGGTCGCCACCTTCGGCGTGCTGCATGAACGCTGGGGCGACCTGATGGGCAGGCCGGGCTACACGAGCGTGAGCGCCGGGCTCAGCTACGGCCAGCTGGACATCGCCAGCCCCGCGCAGCAGGCAATCAACAGGGCCGGCGCGAACACGGCGGGCGACTTCGCGCACCTGAACCTGCGGCTCGCCGCGAACATGGAAGTGGCGAAGGGCTGGACCGCAAGCGCCGCCTTGAGCATGCAGAAGGCGCTGCGCAACAAGAACCTCGACGGCAGCGAGCAGATGAGCATCTCAGGCCCCAACGGCGTGAGGGCCTACCGCGAATGGGTGAGCGGCGACAACGGCTACCTGCTCAATGCGGAGCTGCGCTATGCGCTGCCCGCGCCGGAAGGGCTCACGCATTCGGTGGGCGTGTTCACCGACCTCGGACGCGCCTGGCTGCAGAACGCCGCCTACACCGCCACGCGCAATGGCGTGCGCCTGTCGGACGTGGGCGTGGGCTACCAGGCGCGCTACGGGGCGCTGTTCGGGCGCGTGCAGGTCGCGCGTGCCATCGGATCGCGGCCGGAGGAGATCGCGCGCGACGGCAGGACCCGCGTGCTGGTGCAGGCCGGCGTGATCTTCTGA
- a CDS encoding GLUG motif-containing protein has translation MNSKVCVTISALLYSSMGMAAPQGGVVTSGGATIGQAGSVTRIDQSTQRATINWQGFGIGAGETVNFVQPNASAITLNRVVGNERSVIDGVLNANGKVFLINSNGVLFNKGSSVNTAGLVASALDISDADFNAGRYVFNANGSRGSVINMGTLTAGNGGYVALLGPGVSNQGVIVATKGTVALNSGEKISLNFNGDSLVSVSIDQGTLNALVENKGAIYADGGKVILTAKAADDLLGSQVNNTGIVQARTVDDLKGSIVVRADGGTANVGGTLDASAPVSGDGGTVETSGRSVRVSDDASITAKAVSGSTGTWTLASDGFTVGASASISGAQLGAQLGNNNVVIASASGHGADGHIHINQAVNWSANTALTLTATNNILINAPITATGLGAGLNLNFGGDYSIGTAQGASVALSGTNASLAMNGQAYTLIHSMSDLEAIDGASGIAAGRYALAGNLDASGKTYGNTVVSTLSGTLAGLGHTISNLTILEPIHNDAMQTPTGLVGTAQIGSVIRDIGLLDVNVSGYGRVGGLVGENIGGSISHAYVTGTVQGFTNVGGLVGYNGSKFDIPTGEFFVGDGIISDSYSTATVMGTSRYAGAFQFVGGLLGRNFGATYTVLRSSATGNVTALSDPNSGQTNQNIGGLVGGNVNGTIADSYATGKVTVSDNSSSVGGLVGISNGSTAVVTSSYATGNVTGGDSNVGGLAGQNAGGGRIVDSYATGNVTGGTRTTSQNFGGLVGWNNDSTISGSHASGTVTVVGLSAGGLVGNNGGNNGSITNSYATGDVNGGPVSAGVGGLVGSNSGTISSSHASGNVSGSISGGLVGGNGGTIKDSYATGNVFGSYAAGGLVGQMDRGTILNSRSSGNVTGSTDFDFTGGLVGRMQGGDIDNSHATGTVTGGSGTAELVGNNTGTGTITNSTYRDAAAEAAAQAAAEAAARAAAAAAAAAQAAAEAAARAAAQATAQAAAAAEAQAAAVAAAQAAAEAAALQARAESGARIAAAATADAQRQTERPAAQLTAGLTQRAALLADNIVFADKRNFSANIQRIEIDGKVFELEDEENKAAPAAQPSTPR, from the coding sequence TTGAATTCCAAAGTATGCGTAACCATTTCCGCGCTGCTTTATTCGTCGATGGGAATGGCGGCGCCGCAAGGTGGCGTGGTGACCAGCGGCGGAGCCACCATCGGGCAAGCGGGCAGCGTGACTCGCATCGACCAGAGCACGCAGCGCGCGACCATCAATTGGCAAGGCTTCGGCATCGGCGCTGGCGAGACCGTCAACTTCGTCCAGCCCAACGCGTCGGCGATCACGCTCAACCGCGTCGTCGGCAACGAACGCAGCGTGATCGACGGCGTGCTGAACGCCAACGGCAAGGTCTTTCTCATCAATTCGAATGGCGTGCTCTTCAACAAGGGCAGCAGCGTGAACACGGCCGGCCTTGTGGCCAGCGCGCTGGACATCAGCGACGCGGACTTCAACGCTGGGCGCTATGTCTTCAATGCCAATGGCAGCCGAGGCTCGGTCATCAACATGGGCACGCTCACCGCAGGCAATGGCGGCTACGTCGCGCTGCTGGGCCCCGGGGTGTCGAACCAGGGCGTGATCGTCGCCACCAAGGGCACCGTGGCGCTGAACAGCGGCGAGAAGATCAGCCTCAACTTCAACGGCGATTCGCTGGTGAGCGTCAGCATTGACCAGGGCACGCTGAATGCGTTGGTCGAGAACAAGGGCGCTATCTACGCCGACGGCGGCAAGGTGATCCTCACCGCGAAGGCGGCTGATGACCTGCTGGGCAGCCAGGTGAACAACACCGGCATCGTGCAGGCACGCACGGTGGACGACCTGAAAGGCAGCATCGTCGTGCGCGCGGACGGCGGCACGGCCAATGTGGGCGGAACGCTGGATGCCTCGGCGCCAGTGAGCGGCGACGGCGGAACCGTCGAGACCTCGGGCCGCAGCGTCAGGGTGTCAGACGACGCCAGCATCACCGCAAAGGCCGTGAGCGGCAGCACCGGCACCTGGACGCTGGCTTCCGACGGCTTCACTGTCGGCGCGAGCGCGAGCATCAGCGGGGCGCAGCTCGGTGCGCAATTGGGCAACAACAACGTGGTGATCGCATCGGCGAGCGGCCACGGTGCCGATGGGCACATCCACATCAACCAGGCCGTGAACTGGTCGGCCAATACAGCGCTCACGCTGACTGCGACCAACAACATCCTCATCAATGCGCCGATCACTGCGACTGGATTGGGCGCAGGGCTGAATCTGAACTTCGGGGGCGACTACAGCATCGGCACGGCGCAAGGCGCATCGGTCGCGCTGAGCGGCACCAACGCGAGCCTGGCGATGAACGGGCAGGCCTACACGCTGATCCACAGCATGAGCGACCTGGAGGCCATCGATGGCGCGAGTGGCATCGCGGCCGGGCGCTATGCGCTCGCGGGCAACCTCGATGCATCGGGCAAGACCTACGGCAACACGGTGGTGTCCACGCTTTCGGGCACGCTGGCGGGGCTCGGGCACACGATCAGCAATCTGACGATTCTGGAGCCGATACACAACGACGCCATGCAGACGCCGACTGGCCTGGTCGGCACGGCCCAGATCGGCAGTGTGATCCGCGACATTGGCTTGCTCGATGTCAACGTCAGCGGCTACGGCCGGGTCGGTGGACTGGTCGGGGAGAACATCGGTGGCAGCATCAGCCACGCCTACGTGACGGGGACGGTGCAGGGCTTCACCAACGTGGGCGGCCTGGTGGGCTACAACGGGAGCAAGTTCGACATCCCGACCGGCGAGTTCTTCGTTGGCGACGGCATCATCTCGGACTCTTATTCCACTGCCACGGTGATGGGAACCTCCCGCTACGCAGGGGCCTTTCAATTTGTCGGCGGGCTGCTGGGGAGGAACTTCGGTGCCACCTACACGGTTCTTCGTTCGAGCGCGACCGGCAACGTCACGGCCTTGAGTGATCCCAACTCCGGCCAGACCAATCAGAACATCGGCGGACTGGTCGGCGGCAACGTCAACGGCACCATTGCCGACTCCTACGCCACGGGCAAGGTGACGGTATCGGACAACTCGAGTTCTGTCGGCGGCCTGGTCGGTATTTCCAACGGCTCCACCGCCGTTGTGACCAGCAGCTACGCCACAGGCAACGTCACGGGTGGAGATTCCAACGTCGGCGGCCTGGCCGGGCAAAACGCGGGAGGGGGCCGCATCGTCGATTCCTACGCCACCGGCAACGTGACCGGCGGCACGAGAACCACATCCCAGAACTTCGGCGGCCTGGTCGGCTGGAACAATGACAGCACCATTTCGGGATCGCATGCGAGCGGCACCGTCACGGTTGTCGGCCTTTCCGCCGGTGGCCTGGTCGGCAACAACGGTGGCAACAATGGGAGCATCACCAACTCCTATGCGACCGGCGATGTGAATGGCGGGCCTGTCAGTGCCGGCGTGGGTGGCCTGGTCGGCTCGAACAGCGGCACCATCTCCAGTTCGCATGCCTCCGGCAATGTCTCGGGATCGATCTCGGGCGGCCTGGTCGGGGGAAATGGAGGCACCATCAAGGACTCCTATGCGACAGGCAACGTGTTCGGCTCCTATGCGGCCGGCGGCCTGGTCGGGCAGATGGATCGCGGCACGATCCTCAACTCGCGGTCCAGCGGCAACGTGACGGGCAGCACCGACTTCGACTTCACCGGCGGTCTGGTGGGTCGCATGCAGGGCGGCGATATCGACAACTCGCACGCAACAGGAACGGTCACCGGCGGCAGTGGCACCGCGGAGCTGGTCGGGAACAACACAGGCACAGGAACGATCACCAACAGCACCTACCGCGACGCTGCGGCCGAAGCCGCAGCCCAGGCCGCAGCGGAAGCGGCCGCCCGCGCGGCGGCGGCAGCAGCAGCGGCGGCACAAGCAGCCGCAGAGGCTGCCGCAAGAGCGGCCGCACAGGCAACGGCCCAAGCCGCAGCCGCAGCCGAAGCCCAGGCCGCCGCCGTCGCCGCAGCGCAAGCCGCCGCCGAGGCTGCTGCACTGCAGGCGCGCGCGGAGTCCGGCGCTCGCATCGCAGCAGCCGCAACCGCGGACGCCCAGCGCCAAACGGAACGCCCCGCCGCCCAGCTGACGGCGGGCCTCACGCAACGGGCCGCATTGCTGGCAGACAACATCGTCTTCGCCGACAAGCGCAACTTCTCCGCCAACATCCAGCGCATCGAGATCGACGGCAAGGTCTTCGAGCTGGAAGACGAAGAGAACAAGGCCGCACCCGCCGCGCAGCCATCGACGCCGCGGTGA